The segment GGTGTCAATGCAGTGGACTTTGCGGCTGAGCTGACGAGTTACCTGCGCCGGACAAGCAACGAGTTACGCGAGCGTGGTGCGCGTAACGCTGCATTTGTACCCCCGTACTCGACGATCCACACAGGCAGACTGTCTGGAGGCATTGCCTTGAACGTCATTCCTGATCACGCAGAGCTGGAGTTCGAAATTCGCAATCTTCCAGATGATGACCCGGATGCCGTGGTGGACACCGTTCGCATCTTCGCCGATCAAACCTTGGTTCCTGAGATGCGCCAGGTTCATGCGGGTAGTTCAATCAAATGGGAGCAGTTAGTCGACTACCCCGCGCTATCAGATGACCCTGCATCCGCTTGGCTCAAGGAGCTTGCGTGCGCTGCAGCCAATAGTCCTACGACGCGAACCGTTTCGTTTGGCACGGAAGGGGGACTCTTCCAGGAGATCGGCGTGCCAACCGTCGTGTGTGGGCCGGGTAGCATCGTACAAGCGCACAAGGCAGATGAGTACGTTACGTTGGCGCAACTCTCTCAGTGCTTGGACTTTATGGAATCGCTGGCCGCCCGGAATGGCGAAGGTAAGTTGATTCCTTAATTTCCTCACCCCTTAGAGCGGTTAACACCACTCAGCAAACCGAAGGGTTGCGTTAGCGGCTCTTAGTGAAGCCGTCCGGTACCGCCCTCAATGGGCAGGTACCGGACGGCAATTTTCATTTCGGCGTTCAGAATGTGTATGTCAGGCCAGCACCGAAAGCATTGGCTGACCTGGATGGATAGACCTTGCGACCCACGTCGGCATAGACACTGGTGCGCTTCGACAGGCTGTACAGCACGCCTATGCCCATGGCCTTTTGGGCTTTCACGCCATCGACATCCACTTGACCCCAGCCAGCCCTCAACACGGTATTACCCATGGTGTAGGTTCCGCCCAAGGTCAACGACTTGGCTTTGGACAAACTGGCTTTGCTGACGTCGTAAGCACCCATCAGGGCAAAATTGCCAAAATGCCCCTTGAGCGCGAAGAAGTTGTCGGTATTACCTGCACTGTTCTTGCCATACGCATACATAGCAGCGAATTGCTTATTGCTGTATTTAACAGTCGCTGCAATAGGCTTGTTATTGTCAGCAGGCGATTTCTCGGGTGAAGCGCTCAAGTGCACCGAAAATCCACCCGCAAATTTGGGCGAATCATAGAAAACACCATTATTGAGGCGTCCATACTCTGCAGTTCCGGCGTTTCCTTTAGGGTCGGACGGGAAGTTGTAGTGCCACAAATCCCAGGCAGGAGATGCAACACGGTTGAAGTAATACCATGGGTCGAAGTCATAGTCATTACTGTAGATGGCATCCAAGCGTCGGCCAATTTGAACTGAGCCGAAGCTGCCCTTCAAACCCACGGTGGCCTCCCCAGACCAAAACGGCTTGTTCGCACTTTCAATAGCACCAGTGCTCGTATCAAGCCGATGACTCAATGCGAAAGTGGTTGCCAGCCCGGACCCGAGGTCCTCTGAACCCCGAAAAGTAATGTTGCTTGGCTGTATCGGTCCGACCTTCCCCGCTTTGTCATAGTCTCGATAGACGCCAACATCGAGGAAGCCCGAAATTGTTACATTGGATTGAGCCTGTGATGCTGAAGCTCCTGCCATCATGGCCATGAAGCATGCAGCACGTATCATTTTTGCCATATTTATATCTCACTGGGTTGAATTTCCCGGCAGGAATTTTCATAAATCTCGCAATGTAAAAATATGGAATTTATTTTATTAAATGCAAAATTTTTCAAAATGAGATTTTGAAATTCCCCATACCCGGTCGATAAAAAATTTTCGACCGACAGTTATGCTATTCAATGCAGATGGATATTCTGCATACAGTTTTCATTGATGATTAATATATAAATCCTATGCAGATTAATTAAAAAATGGCGGTGCCACCGCAATATACGGTGGCACCGCCATTTTTACTTCGACTTGATTTAATCAAACCAAATGATTAAATGAATGCCATTTACTCGATGACTTGTTTTCCTATGTAGGCGTAAAAATCTCGAAGCGTGCCCTCAAGGTTGTCGCAAGCCAGAGGCCCCGGGTTATAGAACGAAGAGTGAAGCCCGGTCTGCAACGTCTCGAGTTTGGTGCGATCTTCAGCATTGAAGGCATCAGCAAATGCGACATAGCTGGCCACACTCGCCTCATCAGGTGCTTGCTCATGGCCAGCGATCCCCCAGCGAACTGCCACACTGTCGA is part of the Comamonas sp. Y33R10-2 genome and harbors:
- a CDS encoding porin; translated protein: MAMMAGASASQAQSNVTISGFLDVGVYRDYDKAGKVGPIQPSNITFRGSEDLGSGLATTFALSHRLDTSTGAIESANKPFWSGEATVGLKGSFGSVQIGRRLDAIYSNDYDFDPWYYFNRVASPAWDLWHYNFPSDPKGNAGTAEYGRLNNGVFYDSPKFAGGFSVHLSASPEKSPADNNKPIAATVKYSNKQFAAMYAYGKNSAGNTDNFFALKGHFGNFALMGAYDVSKASLSKAKSLTLGGTYTMGNTVLRAGWGQVDVDGVKAQKAMGIGVLYSLSKRTSVYADVGRKVYPSRSANAFGAGLTYTF